The following coding sequences are from one Luteolibacter rhizosphaerae window:
- a CDS encoding gamma-glutamyl-gamma-aminobutyrate hydrolase family protein, with protein MNRRTWVTLVAVLAAGSIGFFTGRQTPSATPASSAPRAPLIGIASVNGDAYVQAIREAGGIPVILPDHAGGDTELADYLERLDGLLLPGGADIPPAEYGEAAHPTVEPLDPNRFGFEKVLGRAWIEQTDKPLLGICLGSQWINVLHGGSLVQDIPSEKGGNHRGTTHTVKLEPGTRLHKIYGDAEFEVNSWHHQAVDGLGSKLRVAAISLDGVIEATESIDPDRFLIGVQWHPEKMLPDERQARLLKAFVEASKEKP; from the coding sequence ATGAACCGCCGCACTTGGGTCACTCTGGTAGCCGTGCTCGCGGCTGGGAGCATAGGCTTCTTCACAGGCCGCCAGACCCCATCCGCCACTCCCGCCTCATCAGCGCCAAGAGCCCCTCTGATCGGCATCGCTAGCGTAAATGGGGACGCCTACGTGCAGGCGATCCGGGAGGCCGGAGGCATCCCCGTGATTCTGCCGGATCACGCCGGGGGTGACACCGAGCTCGCGGATTACTTGGAGAGGCTGGATGGGCTGCTCCTACCGGGCGGAGCCGATATTCCACCCGCGGAGTATGGAGAAGCTGCCCACCCGACCGTCGAGCCGCTTGATCCGAACCGCTTCGGTTTCGAGAAGGTGTTGGGCAGGGCCTGGATCGAGCAGACCGACAAGCCCCTGCTCGGCATCTGCTTGGGAAGCCAGTGGATCAATGTCCTTCATGGCGGCTCGCTGGTGCAGGACATCCCAAGCGAAAAGGGCGGCAACCACCGCGGCACCACTCACACCGTGAAGCTGGAGCCCGGCACCCGACTCCACAAGATCTACGGCGATGCGGAGTTCGAAGTGAACTCATGGCACCATCAAGCCGTGGATGGCCTCGGCTCCAAGTTGCGTGTTGCCGCCATCAGTTTGGACGGCGTGATCGAGGCTACCGAATCCATCGACCCGGACCGCTTCCTGATCGGCGTGCAGTGGCATCCGGAGAAGATGCTACCGGATGAGCGCCAAGCTCGGCTGCTGAAGGCCTTCGTTGAAGCATCCAAGGAGAAGCCCTAG
- a CDS encoding SDR family NAD(P)-dependent oxidoreductase: MSTLTGKRALVTGASRGIGAAIAKALAAEGASVAITYERSADKAGEVVKEIEAAGGKAVAFAANSADPQAVRSSIDQTVAALGGLDILVNNAGIARQGSFEEISLEDIDALLNVNVRGVILASQAAIPHLTSGGRIISIGSGLGERVPFGGVTVYSATKSALRSLTAGLSRELGPKGITVNLVQPGSTDTDMNPANGEGAEFQKSAMSLGQYGTPEDIAAAVVFLAGPGGKQITGTTITVDGGAIA; the protein is encoded by the coding sequence ATGAGTACATTGACAGGAAAACGGGCATTGGTCACGGGAGCAAGCCGTGGAATCGGCGCGGCAATCGCGAAAGCTTTGGCCGCGGAAGGCGCGAGCGTGGCGATCACCTACGAGCGCTCGGCGGATAAGGCCGGGGAAGTGGTCAAGGAAATCGAAGCCGCCGGTGGCAAGGCCGTGGCCTTCGCGGCGAACAGCGCGGATCCCCAAGCGGTCCGCAGTTCGATCGATCAGACGGTTGCGGCCCTCGGGGGCTTGGACATCCTCGTGAACAATGCGGGAATCGCACGCCAAGGCAGCTTTGAGGAGATTTCCCTTGAGGACATCGACGCGCTCCTGAACGTCAACGTGCGCGGAGTGATCCTGGCCAGCCAAGCGGCCATCCCTCATCTCACCAGCGGCGGCCGTATCATCAGCATCGGCAGCGGTTTGGGCGAGCGGGTCCCCTTCGGCGGCGTGACCGTTTACTCCGCCACGAAATCGGCGCTGCGCTCCCTGACGGCGGGCTTGTCCCGTGAACTCGGGCCCAAGGGCATCACCGTGAACCTTGTTCAGCCGGGCTCCACCGACACGGACATGAATCCAGCCAATGGCGAGGGTGCTGAATTCCAGAAAAGCGCGATGTCGCTGGGCCAGTACGGAACTCCTGAGGACATCGCTGCTGCGGTTGTCTTTCTTGCCGGTCCGGGTGGCAAACAAATCACCGGCACGACCATCACGGTCGATGGCGGGGCGATCGCTTGA
- a CDS encoding TetR/AcrR family transcriptional regulator, translated as MSDKTTTRGRPRSFDRSAALEAAMRVFWQKGFTAASMNDLCAAMEIGSPSLYAAFGSKEQLYAEAIRHYGAMGIPKLSHALESAPTAKLGIEAFLRLSARSLSCPEHPLGCMVVLSAVPSEGIASLADQVLEARQGSLQLLEARLQRGIREGELPKTTKVKALARFFVTVQQGMSIQARDGASAKELDAVASAAMRAWPAD; from the coding sequence ATGAGCGACAAGACCACAACCCGCGGACGCCCTCGTTCGTTCGATCGCAGCGCCGCTCTGGAAGCGGCCATGCGGGTGTTCTGGCAAAAGGGCTTCACCGCCGCCTCCATGAATGACCTGTGCGCAGCCATGGAAATCGGGTCGCCCAGCCTCTATGCCGCTTTCGGTAGCAAGGAGCAGCTCTACGCGGAGGCGATCCGCCACTACGGAGCCATGGGGATACCAAAGCTCAGCCACGCCTTGGAATCCGCCCCGACCGCGAAGCTCGGCATCGAGGCTTTCCTCAGGCTCTCCGCCCGTTCCCTTTCCTGCCCGGAGCATCCTCTCGGCTGCATGGTGGTGCTATCGGCGGTTCCCAGTGAGGGTATTGCCAGCCTCGCGGACCAAGTTTTGGAGGCGCGACAAGGATCATTGCAGCTGCTTGAAGCTCGCCTTCAGCGAGGAATCAGGGAGGGCGAGCTTCCCAAGACCACGAAGGTCAAGGCTTTGGCCCGCTTCTTCGTCACGGTCCAGCAGGGCATGTCCATTCAGGCCCGGGATGGGGCGAGTGCAAAGGAGCTGGATGCCGTGGCAAGCGCCGCCATGCGTGCTTGGCCTGCGGATTGA